From Mustela nigripes isolate SB6536 chromosome 13, MUSNIG.SB6536, whole genome shotgun sequence, one genomic window encodes:
- the LGALS3 gene encoding galectin-3, with translation MADNFSLNDALSGSGNPNPQGWPGQWGNQPAGAGGYPGTSYPGAYPGQAPPGSYPGQAPPGGYPGQAPPGGYPGQAPPGGYPGQAPPGAYPGPTAPAYPGPPAPGAYPGQPSGPGAYPPPGQPSAPGAQPAAGAFGIPAGPLTVPYDLPLPGGVMPRMLITILGTTKPNANRFALDFKRGNDVAFHFNPRFNEDNKRVIVCNTKLDNLWGKEERQATFPFETGKPFKIQVLVESDHFKVAVNDAHLLQYNHRMKNLQEISKLGISGDIDLTSASHVMI, from the exons ATGGCAGACAATTTTTCA CTTAATGATGCTTTATCTGGGTCTGGAAACCCAAACCCTCAAGGATGGCCTGGTCAATGGGGAAACCAGCCTGCTGGAGCAGGGGGCTACCCAGGGACCTCCTATCCTGGTGCCTACCCTGGACAGGCCCCTCCTGGCAGTTATCCTGGACAGGCCCCTCCTGGTGGCTACCCTGGACAGGCCCCTCCTGGCGGCTATCCTGGACAGGCCCCTCCTGGCGGCTATCCTGGACAGGCACCTCCAGGAGCCTACCCTGGCCCAACAGCTCCTGCTTATCCTGGACCACCTGCACCAGGAGCCTACCCTGGGCAACCGAGTGGGCCTGGGGCCTACCCGCCTCCTGGACAGCCAAGTGCTCCTGGAGCCCAGCCCGCTGCTGGCGCCTTTGGCATCCCTGCTGGACCACTG ACTGTACCTTATGACCTGCCCTTGCCTGGAGGAGTCATGCCTCGCATGCTGATAACAATTCTGGGCACAACGAAGCCCAATGCAAACAG ATTTGCTTTAGATTTCAAGAGAGGGAATGATGTTGCTTTCCACTTTAACCCACGCTTCAATGAGGACAACAAGAGAGTCATTGTTTGTAATACAAAGCTGGATAACctctggggaaaggaagaaagacaggcGACTTTCCCATTCGAAACTGGTAAACCATTCAAA ATACAAGTGCTGGTTGAATCTGACCACTTCAAGGTTGCGGTCAATGATGCTCATTTGTTGCAGTACAATCATCGGATGAAAAATCTCCAGGAAATCAGCAAACTGGGAATTTCTGGTGACATAGATCTCACCAGTGCTTCACATGTTATGATATAA